A DNA window from Hemibagrus wyckioides isolate EC202008001 linkage group LG11, SWU_Hwy_1.0, whole genome shotgun sequence contains the following coding sequences:
- the LOC131361885 gene encoding zinc finger protein 239-like: MKSNEMKCESLDPTESSSGHQSSSRSVHTSPPDGRVPTEVYHCSQCGKRFGKKTNLKQHQRIHTGEKPYPCSYCEMRFTQRGNLQQHQRIHKGEKLHHCSQCGKNFTQKGHLQRHQRIHTGEKPYRCPQCGKSFTENNKLMKHQRVHSGEKPYRCSDCGMSFTEKSNLQLHLLIHTGDKPYYCLECGKSYTQKTALRVHQRIHTGQKPYFCSQCGKSFTTHSSFQQHQRVHTGEKPYQCSQCERRFSNQSNLRRHQRTHTGQKTHRCSECEKSFSNQSNLQRHKHVHRTQDMLRFRN, encoded by the coding sequence AAATGAGATGAAGTGTGAGAGTCTGGATCCCACCGAGAGCTCCAGTGGTCACCAGAGTTCATCTCGTTCTGTCCACACTAGCCCTCCTGATGGACGAGTGCCGACAGAAGTGTaccactgctcacagtgtgggaagcGTTTCGGTAAGAAGACCAATCTGAAACAACACCAGCGCATTCATAcgggagagaagccgtatcCGTGTTCATACTGTGAGATGAGGTTCACGCAGAGGGGGAATCTCCAACAACACCAGCGCATTCATAAAGGAGAAAAGCTGCATCATTGCTCACAGTGCGGGAAGAACTTCACTCAGAAGGGTCATCTCCAGAGACACCAGCGCatccacacaggagagaagccgtatcgGTGTCcgcagtgtgggaagagttttactgAGAACAATAAGCTCATGAAACACCAGCGCGTCCATTCGGGAGAGAAGCCGTACCGCTGCTCGGACTGCGGCATGAGTTTTACTGAAAAGAGTAATCTGCAGCTACACCTtctcattcacacaggagatAAACCCTATTACTGCCTGGAGTGTGGGAAGAGTTATACGCAGAAGACCGCCCTCCGAGtacaccagcgcattcacaccggACAAAAGCCTTATTTCTGTTCTCAGTGTGGGAAGAGCTTCACTACACACAGCAGTTTCCAGCAACATCAGCGTGTTCACACTGGAGAGAAACCGTATCAGTGCTCGCAGTGTGAGCGGAGATTCAGTAACCAGAGTAACCTCAGAAGACACCAGCGCACTCACACGGGACAGAAGACCCATCGGTGCTCCGAGTGTGAGAAGAGTTTTAGTAACCAGAGTAAcctacagagacacaaacacgtTCACAGAACCCAAGACATGCTGCGCTTCCGAAATTAA